One genomic region from Nostoc sphaeroides encodes:
- a CDS encoding S-layer homology domain-containing protein, producing MFSDIQNHWAKASILAAAKQNIFKGYVDGTFRPNAPVTRAEFAAIIFVALPKQPLSRTAITFTDVPANHWAAKAIAQAYQTKYLSGYPNSVFKPNELILRVQAIAALASGLNYGVTVDPINTLKKYYSDFGQIPSYATSAIAAATEKRIIVNYPDIKSLQPNQSATRGEIAAFICRVLEIPTVPSKYIPGVELFVIPPQFDAADDFVEGFARVQKGNQWGYIDKTGNFVITPQYDEAHPFSEGLILVKENINKSNPT from the coding sequence ATTTTTTCAGATATTCAAAACCACTGGGCAAAAGCATCTATTCTCGCAGCAGCCAAGCAAAATATATTCAAAGGTTATGTAGACGGGACTTTTCGTCCCAATGCACCTGTGACTCGTGCTGAATTTGCGGCGATTATTTTCGTAGCTTTACCGAAACAGCCATTATCTCGGACTGCGATAACTTTTACAGATGTACCCGCCAATCATTGGGCGGCTAAAGCGATCGCCCAAGCATATCAGACAAAATATCTGTCTGGATATCCTAATTCTGTTTTCAAACCCAATGAACTAATCCTGCGTGTGCAAGCAATAGCAGCTTTAGCTTCCGGGTTAAATTATGGGGTGACAGTAGACCCGATAAATACTTTGAAAAAATATTACAGTGATTTCGGGCAAATTCCCAGTTATGCGACGAGTGCGATCGCAGCCGCAACTGAAAAGCGGATTATTGTTAACTACCCAGATATCAAAAGCTTGCAGCCAAACCAAAGCGCTACCAGAGGCGAAATAGCAGCATTTATTTGTCGAGTTCTGGAAATTCCTACCGTACCTTCCAAGTATATTCCGGGTGTAGAACTGTTCGTGATTCCCCCACAATTTGATGCTGCTGATGATTTTGTGGAAGGATTCGCACGGGTGCAAAAAGGTAATCAGTGGGGCTATATCGACAAAACCGGAAACTTTGTGATTACGCCACAATATGATGAAGCTCATCCTTTTTCAGAAGGATTGATATTAGTAAAAGAAAATATAAATAAATCAAACCCTACATAA
- a CDS encoding heme oxygenase (biliverdin-producing): MSSNLAIKLRSGTEQAHTSAENVGFMKCFLQGVVDRDCFAKFLSNLYYVYSELEAALKSHIGHPVISAVYFPELNRQSSLEKDMVFYYGDNWREQVTPSPATQKYIDRIREISVSEPALLLGHAYTRYMGDLSGGQMLQKVAESALKLSGYEGTSFYNFEQIPDKKAFKDKYRQALNELPVDDITAERIVAEANNAFGFNLQMAQELEESLIKALGQVMFNSLTH; the protein is encoded by the coding sequence ATGAGTAGTAATCTAGCCATCAAACTGCGCTCTGGAACTGAACAAGCCCACACCTCAGCAGAAAATGTGGGATTCATGAAATGTTTTTTACAAGGAGTTGTGGATAGAGACTGCTTCGCCAAATTCTTAAGCAACTTGTATTACGTCTACAGCGAACTAGAAGCAGCATTAAAGAGCCATATAGGGCATCCTGTGATTAGTGCGGTTTACTTCCCCGAACTTAATCGCCAATCTTCGCTCGAAAAAGATATGGTGTTCTATTATGGGGATAATTGGAGAGAGCAAGTTACACCCTCACCCGCTACCCAAAAGTACATTGACCGCATTCGGGAAATTTCTGTTAGTGAACCAGCCTTATTGTTAGGTCATGCCTACACTCGCTACATGGGCGATCTTTCTGGGGGTCAAATGCTACAAAAAGTTGCTGAGTCAGCCCTGAAGCTTTCTGGCTACGAAGGCACATCCTTTTATAATTTTGAGCAAATTCCTGACAAAAAGGCATTTAAAGATAAGTATCGTCAGGCATTAAATGAATTGCCCGTTGATGATATAACAGCAGAACGGATTGTTGCAGAAGCTAATAATGCCTTTGGGTTCAATTTACAAATGGCTCAAGAGTTAGAAGAAAGTTTAATTAAAGCACTCGGTCAAGTTATGTTTAATAGCCTAACTCATTAG
- a CDS encoding D-alanine--D-alanine ligase family protein yields MTKLRVGLLFGGRSGEHEVSIKSARAIAKALSAEQNANKYEILPFYIQKDGRTLAGEAPEKVLATGNPLLESEQSTFVGNLTSNPQAQTLSKWESPSQVTQVDVWFPVLHGPNGEDGTIQGLLTLMQVPFVGSGVLGSALGMDKIAMKMAFEQAGLPQVKYKAITRTQVWSNPCVFPKLCDDIEAALGYPAFVKPANLGSSVGIAKVRSRQELEAALDNAASYDRRLVVEAGVVAREVECAVLGNDQPQASVIGEITYNSDFYDYETKYTEGRADLLIPASLPDAIARQIQDMALQAFAAVDAAGLARVDFFYVEATQEVLINEINTLPGFTATSMYPQLWAHSGISFPELVDRLIQLAIERHSPS; encoded by the coding sequence ATGACTAAGCTGCGCGTGGGGTTATTGTTTGGCGGTCGTTCGGGAGAACATGAAGTTTCGATCAAATCAGCACGGGCGATCGCTAAAGCCTTAAGTGCAGAGCAAAATGCTAATAAGTACGAAATCCTGCCTTTTTACATCCAAAAAGATGGACGCACTCTTGCTGGAGAAGCACCCGAAAAGGTTTTAGCAACCGGCAATCCGCTACTAGAATCTGAACAATCAACATTTGTTGGAAATCTCACATCTAACCCTCAAGCCCAAACCCTGAGTAAGTGGGAATCTCCCTCTCAAGTTACCCAAGTGGATGTTTGGTTTCCCGTTCTCCACGGCCCCAACGGTGAAGACGGGACAATTCAAGGGTTACTAACTTTGATGCAAGTCCCTTTTGTGGGTTCTGGGGTGTTAGGTTCCGCACTGGGAATGGATAAAATTGCCATGAAAATGGCTTTTGAGCAAGCGGGACTACCACAGGTAAAATATAAAGCGATAACTAGAACGCAAGTTTGGTCTAATCCTTGTGTGTTTCCAAAACTGTGTGATGACATTGAGGCAGCATTAGGTTATCCTGCTTTTGTCAAGCCTGCTAACTTGGGTTCATCGGTGGGTATTGCCAAAGTGCGATCGCGCCAAGAATTAGAAGCCGCTTTAGATAATGCTGCTAGTTACGATCGCCGATTAGTTGTCGAAGCGGGTGTCGTAGCAAGAGAAGTTGAGTGTGCCGTTTTAGGTAATGATCAACCCCAAGCCTCTGTCATTGGAGAGATTACATACAACAGCGATTTTTATGACTATGAAACTAAATATACTGAGGGTCGGGCAGATTTACTGATACCTGCATCGCTTCCAGATGCGATCGCGCGTCAAATTCAGGACATGGCTTTGCAAGCTTTTGCAGCTGTTGATGCTGCGGGGTTGGCAAGGGTAGATTTCTTCTATGTGGAAGCGACACAAGAAGTTTTGATTAATGAAATAAATACGTTACCAGGCTTTACTGCGACTAGTATGTATCCCCAACTCTGGGCCCATAGTGGAATTTCCTTTCCAGAATTAGTTGATCGATTAATTCAGCTTGCGATCGAAAGGCATTCTCCTAGCTGA
- the hisG gene encoding ATP phosphoribosyltransferase, with product MLTVALPKGELLKNSIRLLQSVGLDFSAFLDSGTRQLQIPDTKGVAKALLVRAHDVPVYVEYGQAQLGVVGYDVLREKQPQVAHLVDLQFGHCRMSVAVKASSSYRSPIDLPAHGRVASKYVNCAREYFHSLDLPVEIVPLYGSVELGPITGMSEAIVDLVSTGRTLRENGLIEIATLYESTARLIAHPLSYRMNTGNLSDVIAKLREAVLVEV from the coding sequence ATGCTGACTGTTGCATTGCCAAAAGGGGAACTCCTTAAAAATAGCATCCGCCTGCTACAATCTGTGGGATTAGATTTTAGTGCTTTTTTAGATTCAGGTACTCGCCAACTTCAAATTCCTGACACTAAGGGAGTTGCAAAAGCTTTGTTGGTGCGGGCGCACGATGTACCTGTTTATGTGGAATATGGTCAAGCACAACTGGGTGTTGTCGGTTACGATGTGCTGCGGGAGAAGCAGCCGCAAGTTGCCCACTTGGTGGATTTGCAGTTTGGGCATTGTCGCATGTCGGTGGCGGTAAAAGCATCGAGTTCTTATCGATCGCCAATAGATTTACCAGCGCATGGTAGAGTTGCTTCAAAATATGTCAATTGCGCTCGTGAATATTTCCACAGTCTAGATTTACCTGTGGAAATAGTACCGTTGTATGGTTCAGTTGAATTAGGCCCAATTACTGGAATGTCAGAAGCGATCGTGGATTTGGTTTCTACAGGGCGGACTTTGCGCGAAAATGGTTTGATTGAAATTGCTACTCTCTATGAAAGCACGGCGCGGTTAATTGCCCATCCTTTGAGTTACCGCATGAACACGGGTAATTTAAGTGATGTGATTGCCAAGCTGCGAGAAGCCGTTTTGGTAGAGGTTTAA
- the rppA gene encoding two-component system response regulator RppA, with amino-acid sequence MRILLVDDEVELTEPLSRLLTREGYTVDAAYDGTSGNEHAQTGSYDLLILDWMLPGKTGLEICQQLRRQGKTTPVLFLTAKDTLDDRVQGLDAGADDYLVKPFELRELLARVRALLRRSGSQTYETTTGRLTVADLELDCENQVAYRQGRIIELSQKESQLLQYFMEHTGQLMTHAQIMENLWQEEEQPSSNVIAALIRLLRRKIEVGKETALIHTVYGKGYRFGASSVESV; translated from the coding sequence ATGAGAATTTTATTAGTTGATGATGAAGTTGAACTAACTGAACCCTTGAGTCGCTTATTAACTCGTGAGGGTTATACTGTCGATGCCGCTTACGATGGCACAAGTGGCAACGAACATGCACAAACAGGCAGTTATGACCTACTAATTTTAGATTGGATGCTGCCAGGAAAAACGGGGTTAGAAATTTGTCAGCAATTGCGACGACAAGGCAAAACCACTCCCGTACTGTTTCTCACAGCTAAAGATACTCTAGATGACCGCGTACAAGGTTTAGATGCTGGTGCAGATGACTATTTGGTTAAACCTTTTGAACTGCGGGAGTTACTAGCGAGAGTCCGGGCTTTATTGCGTCGTTCCGGTTCCCAAACCTATGAAACCACCACTGGACGTTTAACCGTCGCTGATTTAGAACTCGATTGTGAAAATCAAGTAGCCTATCGCCAAGGAAGAATAATTGAGTTATCGCAAAAAGAAAGCCAGTTGCTGCAATATTTTATGGAACACACTGGGCAACTAATGACTCATGCCCAAATTATGGAAAATTTGTGGCAAGAGGAAGAACAACCCAGTAGTAATGTAATCGCGGCATTGATTCGTTTGCTGCGTCGTAAGATTGAGGTAGGTAAAGAAACTGCGCTAATTCATACAGTCTACGGCAAAGGCTATCGTTTTGGTGCTTCCTCAGTGGAATCAGTTTAG
- a CDS encoding NAD-binding protein, with translation MKPRIIVCGLGRTGYKTFRLLRHQGAFVVGIHHQSISGETAGDVIVGDLEAASTLTAAGIQQAHTLVIAGSKDALNLSIMMQALVLNPQIRIINRFYNTNLGERLDQSLPNHLSMSVVGLAAPVFTFAAMGNRAIGQIKLFQQNWPIHEEYIDENHFWKGLKLSELWEDRSRMLIYYLPVEGEMDLVSGVISGQEIKAGDRLIIGTQPRIRTPRRSLIKKLLKVFTNFRQFQEHGRSVVMGAIVLLAVILIATFTYMSAELSLSPVDALYFSVGMITGAGGNDKVVENAPNTIKLFTVVMMLVGAVVIGIWYAMLTDFVLGSRFKQFWDAARIPQRYHYIVCGLSGIGVRIVQQLHASGHEVVVVEPDSNNKYINTARELGIPVIQGDASFRTILKSSNIDSAAAVLAVTSNDATNLEIALKAKGLTPSIPVIVHYADPDFAGIAQQLFGFEAVLSPAELAAPAFAAAALGGRILGNGITADSLWVAFATVITPSHVFCGQWVKDVAMSADCVPLYVETNHQTLHGWDLLETNLSAGDVLYMTMPATRLYQLWRGDQVCEVHA, from the coding sequence ATGAAACCCAGAATTATTGTTTGTGGCTTAGGACGTACCGGATATAAAACCTTTCGTCTGCTGAGACATCAGGGAGCCTTCGTTGTTGGTATTCATCACCAATCTATCTCTGGCGAAACAGCAGGAGATGTGATTGTTGGTGATTTAGAAGCAGCTTCTACCCTAACAGCAGCAGGAATTCAACAGGCACACACTCTAGTCATCGCTGGATCTAAAGATGCTCTGAATTTGTCTATTATGATGCAAGCGCTGGTGCTGAATCCCCAGATTCGGATTATCAACCGTTTTTATAATACAAATTTGGGGGAGCGCCTAGATCAAAGTTTGCCAAATCACTTGAGTATGAGTGTTGTCGGATTAGCAGCACCCGTATTCACCTTTGCAGCAATGGGAAATCGAGCGATCGGACAAATCAAGTTATTTCAGCAAAATTGGCCAATTCACGAAGAATACATTGATGAAAACCATTTCTGGAAAGGTCTAAAGCTGAGTGAATTGTGGGAAGATCGATCGCGGATGCTGATTTATTACTTACCAGTAGAAGGTGAGATGGATTTGGTGTCAGGTGTAATATCTGGACAAGAGATCAAGGCAGGCGATCGCTTAATTATTGGCACCCAACCCCGCATCCGTACCCCCCGGAGATCATTGATTAAAAAACTGCTGAAAGTCTTCACCAATTTTAGGCAGTTTCAGGAACACGGGCGATCGGTAGTGATGGGTGCTATTGTACTTTTGGCGGTTATTCTAATTGCTACATTCACCTATATGTCGGCTGAGTTGAGTTTGTCTCCTGTCGATGCTCTATATTTTTCTGTCGGCATGATTACCGGAGCCGGTGGTAATGATAAAGTAGTAGAAAATGCTCCTAACACTATTAAGTTATTTACCGTTGTCATGATGCTGGTTGGAGCAGTGGTGATTGGTATTTGGTATGCAATGCTCACCGATTTTGTCTTAGGAAGCCGTTTTAAGCAATTTTGGGATGCAGCCCGAATTCCCCAGCGATATCACTACATTGTCTGTGGCTTGAGTGGTATTGGAGTGAGAATTGTCCAGCAACTCCACGCCAGTGGACATGAAGTTGTAGTAGTTGAACCAGACTCCAACAACAAATATATTAACACCGCCCGCGAACTAGGTATCCCCGTCATTCAGGGCGATGCCAGTTTCCGTACAATACTCAAATCCAGCAATATAGACTCTGCCGCCGCAGTGCTTGCTGTTACTAGCAATGATGCTACCAATCTGGAAATTGCCCTCAAAGCCAAGGGACTGACACCCAGCATTCCGGTGATTGTTCATTATGCCGATCCCGATTTTGCTGGCATAGCGCAACAGCTATTTGGCTTCGAGGCTGTACTGAGTCCGGCTGAACTAGCAGCCCCAGCTTTTGCTGCTGCTGCATTAGGGGGACGCATCCTTGGCAATGGCATCACAGCAGATAGTCTTTGGGTGGCTTTTGCGACTGTGATTACACCTTCACACGTCTTTTGTGGTCAGTGGGTAAAAGATGTAGCGATGTCTGCTGATTGTGTACCTTTGTACGTAGAAACAAACCATCAAACTCTTCATGGATGGGATTTATTAGAAACTAACCTCAGTGCTGGTGATGTTTTATATATGACAATGCCAGCGACGCGCTTGTATCAATTATGGCGGGGTGATCAAGTTTGTGAAGTACACGCTTAA
- the hemN gene encoding oxygen-independent coproporphyrinogen III oxidase — protein sequence MVFLLPGVKFDLELIQKYDTRAPRYTSYPPATELSETFTETDFKAAIAASNQRKTPMSLYFHIPFCQSACYFCGCNTVISNNKNIAKPYVESLVQDIKNTAALIDPDRKVLQIHWGGGTPNYLDRHQIEFLWKNINRHFNIDPQAEISIEINPRYIDKNYIFFLREIGFNRISFGIQDFNSQVQVAINRVQPEEMLFDVMSWVKEAKFESVNVDLIYGLPYQTRETFRETLKKTVELDPDRIVVFNFAYIPWIKPTQKNIPQEALPPAEEKLEILKMTIEELTNNQYLFIGMDHFAKTNDELAIAQRNGTLKRNFQGYTTHAETELFGFGSTSISMLEDAYAQNHKELKDYYQAVAAGALPISKGIKLTQNDIIRRDVIMGIMSHFQLHKEDIEKKYNINFDEYFSEELEALKPLEADGLVSLSKNQIQITDIGRLLVRNIAVIFDTHTRTRDTKFSRAI from the coding sequence ATGGTTTTTCTATTACCTGGTGTCAAGTTTGATCTGGAACTGATTCAAAAGTACGACACTCGCGCCCCTAGATACACCAGTTATCCGCCCGCTACAGAGTTAAGCGAAACATTCACCGAAACTGATTTTAAGGCCGCGATCGCAGCCTCGAATCAACGCAAAACTCCTATGAGTTTATATTTCCATATCCCCTTTTGCCAAAGTGCTTGCTACTTCTGCGGCTGTAATACGGTAATTTCCAACAATAAGAATATTGCCAAACCTTACGTGGAGTCTTTAGTTCAAGACATCAAAAACACCGCAGCTTTAATCGATCCAGACAGAAAAGTGCTGCAAATCCACTGGGGAGGCGGTACTCCTAATTATTTGGATCGTCACCAAATAGAATTTTTATGGAAAAACATCAATCGCCATTTCAACATCGATCCACAAGCAGAAATCTCAATTGAGATTAATCCTCGTTATATCGATAAAAACTACATTTTCTTTCTCAGAGAAATTGGGTTTAATCGGATCAGTTTTGGCATTCAAGATTTTAATAGCCAAGTTCAAGTAGCTATAAATCGTGTTCAGCCAGAAGAAATGCTATTTGATGTCATGAGTTGGGTTAAAGAAGCTAAGTTTGAAAGTGTGAATGTAGACCTTATTTATGGTTTACCTTATCAAACCCGCGAGACATTTCGGGAAACATTGAAAAAAACTGTTGAGTTAGATCCTGACCGAATTGTTGTCTTTAACTTTGCATATATACCGTGGATCAAGCCTACACAAAAAAATATTCCTCAAGAGGCGCTACCACCAGCAGAGGAAAAGTTAGAAATTCTGAAAATGACCATTGAAGAATTGACGAATAACCAATATCTATTTATTGGGATGGATCATTTTGCTAAAACTAATGATGAACTAGCGATCGCTCAACGCAATGGCACTCTCAAACGCAATTTCCAAGGCTACACTACCCACGCTGAAACAGAACTATTTGGTTTTGGTTCTACATCCATCAGTATGCTAGAAGATGCTTATGCTCAAAACCACAAGGAATTAAAGGATTATTATCAGGCAGTTGCAGCAGGTGCTTTACCTATTAGCAAAGGTATTAAACTTACTCAAAATGACATCATTAGACGCGATGTGATTATGGGTATTATGTCTCACTTTCAGTTGCATAAGGAAGATATCGAAAAGAAATATAATATCAATTTTGATGAATATTTCTCTGAGGAACTAGAGGCGTTAAAACCATTAGAAGCCGATGGTCTAGTCAGTTTATCAAAAAATCAGATCCAAATTACAGATATCGGCAGATTACTAGTCAGAAATATTGCCGTCATCTTTGATACTCACACAAGAACGCGAGATACAAAATTCTCCCGCGCTATTTGA
- the dnaA gene encoding chromosomal replication initiator protein DnaA, with protein sequence MEIPIETLWSQVLERLQLELSRPTFETWIKTASAERLENNCLVIRTPNPFARNWLQKYYINTIAHVVQDILGHPVGIYITVAQGDEVSHFSEREVSWESPDPSSISEAAPNRNQKTTELNSKYVFSRFVVGANNRMAHAAALAVAESPGKEFNPLFLCGGVGLGKTHLMQAIGHYRWEISPNCKIFYVSTEQFTNDLITAIRKDSMQSFREHYRAADVLLVDDIQFLEGKEYTQEEFFYTFNTLHEAGKQVVIASDRPPNQIPSLQERLCSRFSMGLIADIQKPDLETRMAILQKKAEDENISLPRDVIEYIASNYTSNIRELEGALIRAVAYISIWGLPMTVENITPVLEPPNEKMAATPEAILKVVADNFDVSIDDLKSNSRRREISWARQIGMYLMRQHTSLSLPRIGEEFGGKDHTTVIYSCDKITQLHQSDRTLAQTIRQLSDRINMTSTSQRK encoded by the coding sequence ATGGAAATTCCCATAGAAACTCTGTGGAGTCAGGTACTAGAGCGCCTACAGCTTGAACTATCCCGCCCCACCTTTGAAACTTGGATCAAAACTGCTAGTGCGGAGCGATTAGAAAATAATTGCTTGGTAATCCGTACTCCTAACCCATTTGCTCGTAATTGGTTACAGAAGTATTACATCAATACCATTGCTCATGTAGTACAAGATATTCTCGGCCATCCCGTAGGAATTTACATTACCGTTGCTCAAGGTGATGAAGTTTCTCATTTTAGTGAACGAGAGGTTTCTTGGGAATCACCAGATCCTAGCAGTATTTCTGAAGCTGCTCCTAATCGCAATCAAAAAACTACTGAATTAAACTCTAAATATGTCTTTTCGCGGTTTGTAGTTGGTGCCAATAATCGGATGGCTCACGCTGCTGCTTTAGCTGTTGCCGAATCTCCAGGTAAAGAGTTTAATCCTTTATTTTTATGCGGTGGCGTAGGTTTGGGTAAAACTCATCTCATGCAAGCTATTGGTCATTATCGCTGGGAAATTTCGCCTAATTGTAAAATATTTTATGTTTCGACTGAGCAGTTTACTAATGATTTAATTACAGCGATTCGTAAGGATAGTATGCAAAGTTTTCGAGAGCATTATCGAGCCGCAGATGTTTTATTAGTTGATGATATTCAATTTCTTGAAGGGAAGGAATATACCCAAGAAGAATTTTTTTATACTTTTAATACTTTACATGAAGCTGGGAAACAAGTTGTCATTGCTTCCGATCGCCCTCCTAACCAGATTCCTAGTTTGCAAGAACGGCTTTGTTCTCGGTTTTCTATGGGGTTAATCGCAGATATCCAAAAGCCGGATTTAGAAACGAGAATGGCAATTTTGCAGAAAAAAGCTGAGGATGAAAATATTAGTCTTCCCCGCGATGTCATTGAGTATATTGCTTCTAACTATACTTCTAATATTCGAGAATTAGAAGGAGCTTTAATTCGGGCGGTGGCTTATATTTCTATTTGGGGCTTACCGATGACGGTGGAAAATATCACACCAGTTTTAGAACCGCCTAACGAAAAAATGGCAGCTACCCCAGAAGCAATTTTAAAGGTGGTGGCGGATAATTTTGATGTTTCAATAGACGATCTCAAAAGTAACTCACGACGCAGAGAGATTAGCTGGGCGCGTCAAATAGGAATGTATCTCATGCGCCAACACACGTCTCTAAGTTTGCCGAGAATTGGCGAGGAGTTTGGTGGTAAAGACCATACAACGGTAATCTATAGTTGCGATAAAATTACCCAACTCCACCAGAGCGATCGCACTTTAGCACAAACAATCCGCCAACTGAGCGATCGCATCAATATGACTAGTACATCACAGCGTAAATAA
- the def gene encoding peptide deformylase, with translation MTELAPIIQLGNPTLRQKAAWVENIQDEHIQKLIEDLIATVAKANGVGIAAPQVAQSYRLFIVASRPNARYPNAPEMEPTAMINPKIIAHSTEVVKDWEGCLSVPGIRGLVPRYKSIEVEYTDSQGNLQKQELTDFIARIFQHESDHLDGIVFVDRIENTLEMITEQEYQQRVVNK, from the coding sequence ATGACTGAATTAGCGCCAATCATTCAATTAGGCAATCCAACATTGCGCCAAAAAGCTGCTTGGGTTGAGAATATTCAAGATGAGCATATCCAAAAGTTAATTGAAGACTTAATCGCCACTGTTGCTAAAGCTAACGGCGTGGGAATTGCAGCGCCTCAAGTAGCACAATCCTATCGTTTATTTATTGTGGCTTCCCGTCCTAATGCCAGGTATCCCAATGCCCCGGAAATGGAACCTACTGCCATGATTAATCCCAAAATCATTGCTCATTCAACTGAAGTTGTCAAAGATTGGGAAGGTTGTTTAAGTGTTCCAGGAATTCGGGGGTTAGTTCCTCGATATAAATCTATTGAAGTAGAATACACCGACTCTCAAGGCAACTTACAAAAGCAAGAATTAACCGATTTTATCGCTCGGATTTTTCAACACGAGTCCGATCATCTCGACGGTATCGTATTTGTAGATCGTATAGAAAATACTCTCGAGATGATTACTGAGCAGGAATACCAACAACGAGTTGTTAACAAATAA
- a CDS encoding HhoA/HhoB/HtrA family serine endopeptidase — protein MKTTNHDLAPKRINPRSLPHRLWMLCYGVAVVFLGSCSVLPAKTFETRQSDTQAQNTIEPNPANPVIAPPAIISSSGDANFVVKVVQQVGPAVVRIDSSRTITSRVPDEFNDPFFRRFFGESAPQPRQQIERGSGSGFIINSSGQIVTNSHVVDGADRVTVTLKDGRTFDGKVLGEDPVTDVATIKIDANNLPTLSVGNSDALQPGEAVIAIGNPLGLNNTVTSGIISATGRSATDIGASDKRVDYIQTDAAINPGNSGGPLLNARGQVIAMNTAIIRGAQGLGFAIPINTVQKIAQELIANGKVDHPYLGVQMVTLTPDIKEKIKNTAGDRLNFTADEGVLLVDIVPRSPASTAGLRVGDVIKTINNQPVTKIEQVQKLVENSKIGAKLPIEVERNGQTVQLAVQPAPLPVRREG, from the coding sequence ATGAAGACAACAAACCATGATTTAGCGCCCAAAAGGATTAATCCCAGGAGTTTACCTCACAGGTTATGGATGCTCTGCTATGGGGTAGCAGTGGTGTTCTTGGGCAGCTGCTCTGTTCTACCTGCTAAGACTTTTGAGACTCGACAAAGCGACACTCAAGCCCAAAACACAATAGAACCCAATCCGGCCAATCCGGTAATTGCCCCCCCAGCCATTATCTCCTCGTCTGGAGATGCTAATTTTGTGGTAAAAGTAGTGCAACAGGTGGGGCCTGCGGTAGTTCGCATTGATTCTTCCCGAACAATCACTTCTCGCGTACCAGACGAATTTAACGATCCATTTTTCCGACGATTTTTTGGAGAAAGTGCGCCACAGCCTAGACAACAGATAGAGCGGGGTAGCGGCTCTGGATTTATCATTAATTCTTCAGGTCAAATTGTCACCAATTCTCATGTGGTAGATGGTGCTGATAGAGTGACTGTCACACTCAAAGATGGCCGGACTTTTGACGGGAAAGTACTGGGTGAAGATCCGGTGACTGATGTAGCTACGATCAAAATTGATGCTAATAATCTGCCAACTCTATCTGTGGGTAACTCCGATGCCTTGCAACCAGGAGAAGCAGTAATCGCCATTGGTAACCCGTTAGGTTTGAATAATACCGTTACTTCTGGGATTATTAGTGCTACAGGTCGCTCTGCTACTGATATCGGTGCTAGTGACAAGCGAGTTGATTACATCCAAACGGATGCTGCGATTAACCCTGGTAATTCTGGTGGCCCATTGCTTAATGCTCGTGGCCAGGTAATTGCGATGAACACAGCGATTATTCGAGGCGCTCAAGGTTTGGGATTTGCTATCCCCATTAATACTGTGCAAAAAATTGCCCAAGAATTAATTGCTAACGGGAAAGTAGATCACCCTTATTTGGGTGTTCAAATGGTGACACTGACACCAGATATTAAAGAAAAAATAAAAAATACAGCAGGCGATCGCTTGAATTTTACAGCAGATGAAGGCGTTTTGCTGGTTGATATCGTCCCGCGATCGCCTGCATCTACAGCTGGACTCCGAGTCGGTGATGTGATTAAAACCATTAATAACCAGCCTGTTACTAAAATTGAACAAGTACAAAAGCTAGTAGAAAATAGCAAAATTGGCGCTAAATTACCAATAGAAGTGGAACGCAATGGGCAAACTGTCCAACTAGCAGTCCAACCTGCTCCTTTGCCCGTGAGACGTGAAGGATGA
- a CDS encoding WG repeat-containing protein, with amino-acid sequence MALVKLANKFGYIDKEGNFIIEAQFDEADIFSERLAPVKKGGKWGYINQFGEFVIQPDLDFAKPFSEGVALVNIGGELKQDKEQEKAYFLGGKWGYIRKP; translated from the coding sequence TTGGCATTAGTTAAACTTGCGAATAAATTCGGCTATATAGATAAAGAAGGAAATTTTATTATAGAGGCACAATTTGATGAAGCTGATATATTTTCGGAACGATTAGCTCCTGTTAAAAAGGGAGGTAAATGGGGATATATTAATCAGTTCGGTGAGTTTGTAATTCAACCAGATTTAGATTTTGCTAAACCTTTTTCTGAAGGTGTAGCATTAGTTAATATTGGTGGAGAATTAAAACAAGATAAGGAACAAGAGAAAGCATATTTTCTGGGAGGTAAATGGGGATACATTCGCAAACCCTAA